The following coding sequences are from one Melospiza melodia melodia isolate bMelMel2 chromosome 2, bMelMel2.pri, whole genome shotgun sequence window:
- the AKAP11 gene encoding A-kinase anchor protein 11 isoform X6: MPALRKACPGFFPDCRSLSFEGEQSSQPTQLRRAIVHCPTQLLAVSLLPGIFELSLNTKIGKIMDTYARAQGNRMKSRISIEKSFGESVLQSMKSLLHSRKELCNVSAEECLNQEEQDHFIEITFIGFAEGMGTAHLQELSAVSVELPDVLKSLQLRKLKENEAVFLKDIKKSLAKPYVMKHQNQLPEVFCVMRLSPSFPRIKADYIFTLLSKYTAGIRYAVEINSSQKHQTETTHGEDDDTNQSVSSIEDDFVTAFEHLDEDEPSKLLSAGTCSFSSQNHRDAASQTVPAQCLEAVDSKIVVGSAHRKSSPRCSTLIDILGLKERSSVKNSVTTSISDPWIQRSFYKPYNPSDQGVNFLRKTLFSSSPAESSESDCSSPSPIIFLDEEGYQKSLKAKLQLPKIPVVKDGIEDSDSEVSEFFDSFDRFDELEQALENSCKIIRDPILGNPAQKRRTAHEKLSSASITMNPQKFKFDRPTLPANVKKPTPRKPESPYSSILEVPDSPRPVRTSGEENGGFFSPIRTSAFSPLGSCGSSECLCRINLAGEGAGPSHRGAGYDSYSAYADSVSCEILGSVLFSESSSEQTCAENYSKHKRVTVKEKRRQATDLKMKTSKEPEKQTKSKHKSLMIRDSIQKFATELVEKSFGSAFKDLQKGVSSCTNALCHLAARLTSSVFQMAFYEIGRRRAISLKERAINGIANFLVSEAITGALKELRQVKKQIFNNTVARFAADLAEELVFEGIMEVCQFSYPSTPTAQSSSFDYENKVVRSYARDLSESVIQEAFIELSQVDVTFTTQAAISVSMDNIKYVSAESMLESTQTSTVSPNFNDRVAQKPVQDSKKEYTVQQALFCTSGVVSSIPVPLAGRALSQQQVSSDAYKVKVSTVPNADDSTKIFKDSTHPFFSSRMREEEVASFRNIYLTSDHGQSTESTPSIFCNQNDTKLTNNRSAMNNNSELTSGSKGINTFSGTMVDMIVNEAYETITSSRVTKAVEEYSDFLTRKVIDKKPNVQGSGEDTPKSMFADHLAKYVIKQSVEESKTVLCNTSENLACNVSSQTYRDTSRKEQCVIKKQEAEKQSNVSIIVEQQQLPLNNPCKFLTPTHSVQCILESKDCWQEQKGNNFSSKSPPPCSTVTFARHVLEDCTDTGSCSITCLNKPSKKSDTQKLSAGALNYRQTDCFLHANSLPSEMFGSEGALQMEEKSSLKHGNTCLLPDTPPPTPLVPCQSSSERNLRKLSKKLKGELAKEFAPATPPSTPYNPPTADSSETEHDSLENEEFMLKLMRSLSEEVESSEDEDHSEVPVEKGEHSAKTIQYADSLASHIISVATEMAASHLGGKTNEREAGRQAQLGMQKKRCRYTAFVNIPEETCSSLWNYAGDMAGKVINEAKKVVKSRHCKLLRLKRVNCQVDCFYVSKSDKDGNSKEWCGPVQDQWLGERDSSGLPLPQGSGTTGLTSKYPSCESVTDEYADHIIRLLKREGGNAELLVDQYASRLAYRSIKSGLQQAARKTRFRCSRKTFPGQNAQVNGKLELIKAGNKDAVQQVKSSIHHCGGQVFERNVCTQRTECTELLHFSESLAHSITCDVRKKLKMSGTCLPKSLTDSCLYKKTEFDEVTGDLIKTRFSRTFLPFSPDHKLYHSTGNINENGYSEGIIQAIEQYARKVADDTLEMSLESAVLHVAESRKNGDKLSHTEKLSPFPGTVCRCCSMKEHRYCTESMSHHLPAQGSCIPVRHFLHSGLGGACQNSRVFQLDIPKIHVDVEQRMVFSDKGATAAIEKAERELSYTSLTADSGIGQDGVSFAESLTTEIMTSAMTNIGQTVTISSVGREGFHSVESVVSQQMSLSIGDDSTGSWSNLSFEDEHPDESSSFLHLSDSDGTEDKDEDSKDAVEGLEQVRKTLSIMNIDLEPNLVDPQLRAALQWLAASETEVSDLHFRDTAAREFVFLSRRLRERDWKVGDLLQAVLKYCEIIETASDGEQAPSKSLVSWLLENV; the protein is encoded by the exons ATGCCGGCTCTGAGGAAGGCCTGTCCCGGATTCTTCCCGGATTGCCGGAGCCTCTCCTTTGAGGGGGAACAGAGCTCTCAGCCCACACAGCTCAGACGAGCCATTGTGCACTGCCCAACACAGCTCCTcgccgtgtccctgctgccag GCATTTTTGAGCTGTCATTGAATACCAAGATTGGTAAGATCATGGACACGTACGCCAGGGCTCAGGGCAATCGCATGAAATCAAGAATATCTATTGAAAAG agttttGGTGAAAGTGTCCTGCAATCTATGAAGTCACTGCTACACAGCAGGAAAGAGTTATGCAATGTATCGGCAGAGGAATGCTTAAATCAGGAAGAGCAAGATCATTTTATTGAG ATTACATTTATAGGTTTTGCAGAAGGGATGGGAACTGCTCACTTGCAG GAATTATCAGCTGTTTCTGTAGAGCTTCCAGATGTTCTGAAATCTCTCCAGTTGcgcaaattaaaagaaaatgaggCTGTGTTTCTAAAAGACATAAAGAAAAGCTTGGCAAAACCTTATGTCATGAAACATCAG AATCAGCTTCCTGAAGTCTTTTGTGTGATGAGGCTGTCTCCTTCATTCCCAAGGATCAAAGCTGATTATATATTCACCTTGCTAAGCAAGTATACTGCAGGCATAAGGTATGCAGTGGAAATCAACTCTTCACAAAAACATCAAACAGAGACCACCCATGGAGAAGATGATGACACCAATCAGTCAGTTTCTTCAATTGAGGATGATTTTGTCACTGCTTTCGAACACTTAGATGAAGATGAACCTTCAAAGCTACTAAGTGCTG GTACATGCAGCTTTTCTTCTCAAAACCATCGAGATGCTGCTTCACAGACTGTCCCTGCTCAATGTTTAGAAGCTGTTGACTCAAAGATTGTTGTGGGTTCTGCACATCGAAAATCATCTCCCAGATGTTCTACTTTGATAGATATTTTGGGACTTAAGGAGCGGTCCTCAGTAAAGAATTCAGTTACAACCTCAATTTCTGATCCCTGGATACAAAGGAGTTTCTATAAGCCATATAATCCTTCTGATCAAGGTGTTAATTTTTTACGTAAAACGTTGTTTTCTTCCTCTCCAGCTGAATCCTCTGAGTCAGATTGCTCCAGCCCAAGCCCCATCATCTTCTTAGATGAAGAAGGGTATCAAAAAAGCTTGAAGGCAAAACTTCAGCTGCCAAAAATTCCAGTAGTAAAAGATGGTATAGAGGATTCAGACTCAGAAGTGAGTGAATTTTTTGATAGTTTTGATCGGTTTGATGAGCTGGAACAAGCCTTGGAAAACTCTTGTAAAATTATTAGGGATCCCATCCTAGGGAATCCTGCCCAGAAAAGGAGGACTGCGCATGAAAAATTGTCTTCTGCAAGCATTACGATGAACCCTCAGAAATTCAAGTTTGATCGTCCCACTCTGCCAGCCAATGTAAAGAAACCAACTCCTCGTAAGCCGGAGTCACCGTACAGCAGCATCTTGGAGGTCCCGGATTCCCCTCGCCCCGTTAGAACATCAGGGGAGGAGAATGGGGGATTCTTCAGCCCCATTCGAACATCGGCCTTCAGCCCCCTGGGGAGCTGCGGTTCCTCCGAATGCCTGTGTCGAATTAATCTTGCTGGAGAGGGGGCAGGTCCAAGTCACCGTGGTGCAGGCTATGACAGCTACTCAGCATATGCTGACAGTGTTTCATGTGAAATACTGGGTTCTGTTCTTTTTTCTGAGTCCTCATCAGAGCAAACGTGTGCAGAGAATTATTCAAAACACAAAAGGGTGACTGTAAAAGAGAAGAGGCGGCAAGCTACAGATCTCAAAATGAAAACTAGTAAGGAACCAGAGAAGCAAACAAAATCTAAACATAAGTCACTAATGATAAGAGACAGCATTCAAAAGTTTGCAACTGAATTGGTTGAAAAAAGTTTTGGCAGTGCATTTAAGGACCTCCAAAAAGGTGTTTCTTCATGCACAAATGCACTTTGCCATTTGGCTGCTAGGTTGACTTCTTCAGTCTTTCAAATGGCTTTTTATGAGATTGGAAGACGCAGAGCAATCTCGCTGAAGGAGCGTGCCATTAATGGCATAGCAAACTTCTTGGTGAGCGAAGCTATAACTGGTGCTTTGAAAGAGTTGCGTCAGGTAAAGAAACAAATATTTAACAACACTGTTGCGCGGTTTGCAGCAGATCTCGCTGAAGAACTTGTGTTTGAAGGAATTATGGAAGTATGCCAGTTTTCATATCCATCAACACCTACTGCACAGTCCTCATCATTTGATTATGAAAACAAAGTGGTAAGGTCCTATGCCCGAGATTTGTCTGAATCTGTCATTCAGGAGGCATTTATTGAACTATCTCAGGTTGATGTGACCTTCACAACACAAGCAGCCATTAGTGTTTCCATGGACAATATCAAATATGTAAGTGCAGAAAGTATGTTAGAGTCAACACAGACTTCCACAGTTTCTCCTAATTTTAATGATAGGGTAGCACAAAAGCCAGTCCAAGACTCCAAGAAGGAATATACAGTACAGCAGGCTCTATTTTGTACCTCTGGTGTTGTGAGTTCAATACCTGTGCCCTTAGCTGGAAGAGCCCTTTCTCAGCAGCAGGTTTCCTCTGATGCTTACAAAGTGAAAGTGTCCACTGTTCCAAATGCTGATGACAGTACAAAAATATTCAAAGACTCCACTCATCCATTTTTCTCCAGCAGAATGAGAGAGGAGGAAGTTGCTTCTTTCAGAAATATTTATCTAACTTCAGATCATGGTCAAAGTACGGAAAGTACTCCATCCATCTTCTGTAACCAGAATGATACCAAACTAACAAATAACAGATCTGCAATGAACAATAATTCAGAATTAACAAGTGGGTCAAAAGGCATTAATACTTTCTCTGGAACTATGGTAGATATGATAGTAAATGAAGCTTATGAAACCATAACCTCATCTAGAGTAACAAAAGCAGTAGAAGAGTATTCAGATTTCTTGACAAGAAAAGTAATAGATAAAAAACCTAATGTGCAAGGTAGTGGTGAAGACACCCCCAAGAGCATGTTTGCAGATCATTTGGCCAAATATGTCATAAAACAATCTGTGGAAGAAAGTAAAACTGTGTTATGCAACACCAGTGAGAATTTAGCATGTAATGTGAGCTCACAGACTTACAGAGATACCAGTCGAAAAGAACAATGTGTGATAAAGAAGCAAGAGGCTGAGAAACAAAGTAATGTTTCTATAATTGTGGAACAACAACAGTTGCCTTTGAATAATCCATGTAAATTTCTTACTCCAACTCATTCTGTTCAGTGTATTTTAGAATCTAAAGATTGTTGGCAAGAACAAAAAGGAAACAATTTTTCTTCAAAATCACCACCGCCTTGTTCCACTGTGACTTTTGCTAGGCATGTTCTAGAGGACTGTACTGACACAGGAAGCTGTTCAATAACATGCTTAAACAAGCCTTCCAAAAAAAGTGATACCCAGAAACTATCAGCAGGAGCTTTGAATTACAGGCAGACTGATTGTTTTCTGCATGCAAATAGCTTGCCTTCAGAGATGTTTGGCAGTGAAGGTGCTTTGCAGATGGAAGAAAAATCTAGCCTGAAACATGGAAATACCTGTTTACTGCCCGACACACCCCCACCAACTCCTCTAGTACCATGCCAAAGTAGTTCTGAAAGGAATCTAAGAAAGCTGTCCAAGAAACTCAAGGGAGAATTAGCAAAGGAATTTGCACCTGCAACACCACCTTCTACACCCTACAATCCACCCACTGCTGATTCATCTGAAACTGAACACGACTCTTTGGAAAATGAGGAATTTATGCTGAAACTCATGCGGTCGCTTTCTGAAGAAGTGGAAAGTAGTGAAGATGAAGATCATTCTGAAGTGCCTGTTGAGAAAGGGGAGCATTCAGCCAAAACAATTCAGTATGCAGATAGCCTAGCTAGCCACATAATTTCCGTAGCGACTGAAATGGCTGCTTCCCATTTAGGTGGTAAAACAAATGAAAGAGAAGCTGGCAGGCAGGCTCAGTTAGGGATGCAAAAGAAAAGATGTAGATATACTGCATTTGTAAATATCCCAGAAGAGACATGTAGTTCCTTGTGGAATTATGCAGGTGATATGGCAGGAAAAGTCATCAATGAGGCCAAGAAAGTAGTGAAATCAAGGCATTGCAAGCTGTTGAGGTTGAAGCGGGTTAACTGCCAGGTAGATTGCTTTTATGTGAGTAAAAGCGATAAAGATGGTAATTCAAAAGAATGGTGTGGCCCAGTACAGGACCAGTGGCTGGGGGAGAGAGATTCATCTGGGCTTCCTTTACCACAAGGTTCAGGCACAACAGGTTTGACTTCCAAGTACCCAAGCTGTGAAAGTGTGACTGACGAGTACGCAGATCACATTATCCGCCTTCTGAAAAGAGAAGGAGGTAACGCCGAGCTCTTGGTGGATCAGTATGCCAGCAGACTTGCTTACAGGTCTATCAAATCAGGCTTGCAGCAAGCTGCTAGAAAAACCAGATTCAGATGCAGCAGAAAGACATTTCCTGGGCAAAATGCACAGGTAAATGGTAAGCTGGAGCTGATCAAAGCAGGGAATAAAGATGCAGTACAGCAAGTGAAAAGCAGCATTCATCACTGTGGAGGTCAAGTGTTTGAGAGGAATGTCTGCACACAGAGAACGGAATGTACAGAGTTGTTACATTTTTCTGAATCCCTTGCTCACAGTATCACTTGTGATGTCAGGAAGAAACTGAAAATGTCGGGAACATGTTTGCCGAAGTCTCTCACAGATTCCTGTCTGTATAAAAAGACTGAATTTGATGAAGTCACCGGGGATCTCATTAAAACAAGGTTTTCTAgaacttttcttcctttctccccAGATCATAAACTCTATCATAGTACAGGTAATATAAATGAAAACGGCTACAGTGAAGGTATAATTCAAGCTATAGAACAATATGCTAGGAAAGTAGCAGATGATACTCTAGAAATGAGTTTAGAGTCAGCTGTTCTCCATGTGGCTGAAAGCAGAAAAAATGGGGATAAGCTCTCACACACTGAGAAACTGTCTCCTTTTCCTGGAACTGTCTGTAGATGCTGCAGTATGAAGGAACATCGGTACTGTACAGAAAGTATGTCCCATCATCTACCTGCACAAGGATCCTGCATTCCAGTGAGGCATTTTCTTCATTCTGGATTGGGTGGTGCCTGTCAAAATTCAAGAGTGTTTCAGCTTGATATTCCCAAAATTCATGTTGATGTAGAGCAGAGGATGGTGTTTTCTGACAAGGGAGCTACTGCAGCcatagagaaagcagaaagagagctGAGTTACACAAGTCTGACAGCTGACAGTGGTATTGGACAAGATGGAGTCAGTTTTGCTGAAAGCCTTACTACTGAAATAATGACATCTGCTATGACTAATATTGGTCAGACAGTTACCATAAG CTCTGTTGGAAGAGAAGGATTTCACTCTGTTGAATCTGTTGTTAGCCAGCAGATGAGTCTTAGTATTGGTGATGATAGCACTGGGAGTTGGTCCAATCTAAGTTTTGAAGATGAACATCCTGATGAGAGCAGCAGTTTTCTTCACCTAAGTGACAG TGATGGAACAGAAGATAAAGATGAAGATTCTAAGGATGCTGTAGAAG GTTTGGAGCAAGTGCGAAAGACTTTATCAATAATGAATATTGATCTGGAACCAAATCTAGTGgacccacagctcagagcagccctCCAGTGGCTGGCAGCTTCTGAAACAGAAGTGTCTGACCTTCACTTCCGCGACACCGCTGCAAGGGAATTCGTCTTT CTTTCTAGAAGACTGAGAGAAAGAGATTGGAAAGTTGGAGATCTCTTGCAAGCAGTgctgaaatattgtgaaattataGAGACGGCATCTGATGGAGAGCAAGCTCCGAGTAAATCTCTGGTCAGTTGGCTTCTGGAAAATGTCTGA